The Coprobacillus cateniformis DNA window ATAATGTGTTCGTATGTGAAAGGAATACTGAATATCTGGATGCTATTTCCAGACTCAAGGTGATTGATGATGATTTCATGAGGATTGTCTTCAAGGATAAGGAGTGCCTGACTCAGTTTCTTGAGATTATCTTAGAAAGGCCTATTGAAATCATTGAATGGCATGTGCAGTATGATATCAATAATATTCTTGGAAGGTCTATCAGTATTGATGTCTTTGTCAAAACTGAAAATCATTATATCAATATTGAAGTGCAAAGAGATTATACCGGAGCCAATCCAAGACGGGCAAGATTTCATGGAAGTCTGATTGATGCCAGTACATCATATCCTAAAGAAGAATGGAAGGACTTGCCTCATATGATTATCATCTTCATAACAGAAGAGGATGTCCTAGGATATGAGCTACCGATCTATCATGTTCATAGGACAATAGATGAGAATAACCAGATATTTGATGATGGAAGTGAAATCATCTATATCAATGCAAGTATTCAGGAAGATAATGCCTTAGGGAGATTGATGCATGATTTTCTATGTAGTGAGACAAGTGATATGCATTATGAGTTTTTAAGGAAAAGAGTGAGTTATTTTAAAGAGACAGAAGGAGGGAGAAAAGAGATGTGTGAAATCTGGGAAGAGATCAAAAGAAAGGGTAAGCAAGAGGGTATTCAAGAGGGTATTATTGAAGGCGAGGCAAGAGGAGAAATGAAAGGAATGGTAAAATCAATACAAAAGTTAATGAGTAAAAAAGGATATACATTGGAAGAAGCGTTTAACTTTTTTGATATACCAGAAGAAGAACGCTCAGTATATATACAAAGAATCATTTCATAGTTATTGTTCAAAGAGGATTAATCATTTGAATAAATTTATTTTGTCCTTTTATGTTTAATTTATTTATTACGATATAAATATAGAAACATGAAGAGAATATAATGATTTCAATTTAAAATACTATTATTTTTTATAACAGAATATAATGCTTTATAATGTAGACTACTTATCTATCGTGTTTATAGAATAGATGAAAATAATTATATGTCAATATTGCTTGACTATACAATAAAATATCCTCTTAGATACAAAGAGAGCAGAACTATTAGACTAACTATAGTTTTGCTCTCTTTTCCAATAATTATTGTTTTGTCCATGTTTGTCCTAAATCTTTAGAACGATAAATAATGTAATCTGTATCACTATCACTTTGTGAACCTTTTGATACTTTCATAATATAGTGACCATTGTCTTCATAAGGAATTTGTAGATAATCATAATCTCCAGTATTCTTTAATTTAATTTGTTTAAATGTTAAACCACCATCTTGAGTTCTATAGACTTCACAATGATCATTACTGGCATTTGTTATACTTATAAAACCAAGTTTTTGATTAAAGAAATGAATACCATTAGCAACACCAATATTATCTAAAAATGGATTTTTATTAATAACTGTTGTTCCATTTTCATCTATTTTCTTCAAACTATAGAAACGACTACCTGCTGCAGCATCACTTACATATAATTCGTATGTTATATTCATGATCTTACTCGAAAGTGAACCCGAATCTTGAGGTACTTCTGATAGAGGTGGTGTATTCTGTTGAGGAGATGTTTCTGGAATTTTTTCTATATCATTGACGTAAATGTAACGGTAAGGATTGGTTGTTCCACTCATGATAGGTTCAATTGAAATCGTATAACCAATGATTTGACGTGTTTGTAATGGTGTAATCATGTGTCCAGTTTTATCAATATAACGGATTCCAGTATTGTTGTATCCCCAATCTCTTTGTCCAAAATAAAGTATATGATAGAGTTCTTGATTTTTAATAAAACTTTCTTTATAAGGAATAACCTTTAAAGCATCTAATAGAGGTTGAAAATCATATTTATCATCAAAGTCCATATCTAAATAATTATTTAAATGAACAACAACTTTATTTTCATTATTTTTTTGATAAGAGACAAGATATGTATTTTTATTATTGTCATATATCATAAAGTGAAAAGATTGAATAATACCATCATTATTATATTTTAATTCAAAAGAATCATTTAAATAAATTTTATTTGAAATATCAAATTCTTTAATGAGATCATCCATAAATATAAGAAAACCGCCATCAAATAAATTATCATTTGTTATAGTTAATTGCTTTTTATTAAAGAAATCATTAAGATAAAATCCTAATTCACCTTCATAGCGAGTCGCCATATGAAAAATCTTATATCCACTCCATGATGTTACAACAAGCATAACAACAATAGCAATTTTAAGGTAATATTTATAAGAGATAGTCATTATCTCTTTTTTCTGGTAAGCAAAAATAATACTTATGATAAACCATATAAAGAGTGCAAAACCACAAACAGTTAAGATTATTATTTCACCTGAAAAGAATCCTCTACCATATTTACAAAGTTGATATAGGATATAAACAAATATCATATATATAAATATAAAAAAGGGATTGAGTAAATTTTTAATAAATATTTTCATGTCTGTCACATCCTTGGACTTATTTTAACATATCTTAAATATAAAACATATAAAATAACACTTAAAAATCAATTGATTAAAATAAAAATATATGATAAATGAATCATAAAATGTCTAGTTTTTACACTTTCATAAAAGTGATTAGTGCGATTAAATATCCCTGCTAAAATGTAAAGTGCTATTCAAGCAATTAATCAATTTTATGTGAATTTAAGTGGAGGTATTGCTAGACCTGTGACTGAACTCTATAGTGTTGATCTCAATTTAACATTTCAGGAATTTAATAATTATAAAAATAGTCTTAATCGAAAGTCAAGAATCAAATAATTTGAAAGAATATGTGGATTGTAAACAATATATTTTTAATAAAATGAGTATAAGGCTTACATCTTTTGGTTTAATATTATCAAAGTTGAAAACGGAAATAAAGAGAGGCTAGGGCACAGGCTGTGTGGTGCTGTTGTCGTTACAACTACATTGAGATGAAACCTTATAAATACTGAATATACAAGATATCATGTTCTACATAGGATGTGTTATAGAAAAAATCCTCATAAAGAGGATTAATCGTTTTGATAATTATCAAGTATTTCATCTATTTGAATTCCTAGAGCAAATCCTAATGTGAAATAATCGTCAATTGTATTTTGATAATCTTCACTAGAATAATGACTTTGAACTTTTAAGATAGAATGGTAAATCTTAAAAAATAAAGAATAAATATCAGTAGCTATAGGTAACTCATTATAATTTTTTATACTATCTATTCTCAATTCATAACCTATCGACATCAACATTGTTAAACCGCTTAGATAGTCCTCTAACAATTGTTGATGAATAATAGGTTCTTCTTTTTCCCAAAATAAATAACATCTTGAATCTTGAGAAACCTCTGCTAAATCATGTAAGAAGGATAAAATCTTTTGGTTTAATCTTTGTACATTTAAAATTTCGTTTTTTGTTGTTTGAAGTTCACGATTTATATAGACTTCATACAATTTTGCAACATCATGC harbors:
- a CDS encoding dUTP diphosphatase, with the protein product MHDVAKLYEVYINRELQTTKNEILNVQRLNQKILSFLHDLAEVSQDSRCYLFWEKEEPIIHQQLLEDYLSGLTMLMSIGYELRIDSIKNYNELPIATDIYSLFFKIYHSILKVQSHYSSEDYQNTIDDYFTLGFALGIQIDEILDNYQND
- a CDS encoding PD-(D/E)XK nuclease family transposase, whose amino-acid sequence is MFVCERNTEYLDAISRLKVIDDDFMRIVFKDKECLTQFLEIILERPIEIIEWHVQYDINNILGRSISIDVFVKTENHYINIEVQRDYTGANPRRARFHGSLIDASTSYPKEEWKDLPHMIIIFITEEDVLGYELPIYHVHRTIDENNQIFDDGSEIIYINASIQEDNALGRLMHDFLCSETSDMHYEFLRKRVSYFKETEGGRKEMCEIWEEIKRKGKQEGIQEGIIEGEARGEMKGMVKSIQKLMSKKGYTLEEAFNFFDIPEEERSVYIQRIIS